A genomic stretch from Halarchaeum grantii includes:
- a CDS encoding lamin tail domain-containing protein, translating to MNVTVLKAGHHGSASSTGTALLDAASPKAVIVSSSWNNQYGHPANETLERLAARNLPTYWTATHGDIVLTSNGTQVAVKTQQAAPTAPMELREGEPVEPGTSSPVEVRTVLRGSGDWQAPTTTTSPTSTTTVADGGVDPTALNVVDIQAEPPANQSSTDEYVVFKNTGNATLDLSGWTVSDSADHTYTIPDGVTLDAGETLTLHTGSGTNTDTDLYWNRGSAIWNNGGDTIIVTTDTGTEAVRTTYE from the coding sequence TTGAACGTAACCGTACTCAAGGCCGGCCACCACGGCAGTGCGTCCAGCACCGGAACCGCGTTGCTTGATGCAGCTTCCCCGAAGGCCGTCATTGTCTCGAGCAGCTGGAACAACCAGTATGGGCATCCCGCTAACGAGACGCTTGAGCGACTCGCAGCGCGGAACCTCCCGACGTATTGGACGGCGACACACGGCGATATCGTCTTGACGAGCAACGGCACACAGGTCGCCGTCAAGACCCAGCAGGCCGCCCCGACTGCCCCCATGGAGCTTCGTGAGGGCGAACCAGTCGAGCCCGGAACATCCTCACCTGTTGAGGTGCGGACAGTCCTCCGTGGAAGCGGCGATTGGCAGGCACCAACCACGACGACGAGTCCGACCAGCACGACGACCGTCGCTGATGGTGGCGTTGACCCGACGGCGCTCAACGTCGTCGACATCCAGGCTGAGCCACCCGCGAATCAGTCATCGACTGACGAATACGTCGTCTTCAAGAACACCGGAAACGCCACACTCGACCTGAGTGGCTGGACCGTCTCCGATAGCGCCGACCACACCTACACGATTCCCGACGGTGTCACACTCGACGCCGGGGAGACGCTCACACTCCATACGGGCAGCGGGACGAACACAGACACCGACCTCTACTGGAACCGCGGGTCGGCCATCTGGAACAACGGCGGGGACACGATCATCGTGACAACCGACACCGGAACCGAAGCCGTTCGCACAACCTACGAATGA
- a CDS encoding DUF3006 domain-containing protein: MIDDGTYTAVLDRFEGEQAVLVLEQDGADVADYPVPREQLPKAGRQQDAVFEVVIEDGDLVDITYNPAETESRRESAQNRFDRLSKRPPNRDE, translated from the coding sequence ATGATTGACGATGGCACCTACACAGCAGTCCTAGATCGCTTCGAAGGCGAGCAAGCCGTCCTCGTCCTTGAGCAGGACGGCGCCGACGTCGCCGACTATCCAGTCCCGCGTGAGCAGCTTCCCAAGGCGGGTCGACAACAAGACGCAGTCTTTGAGGTCGTCATCGAAGACGGCGACCTCGTCGACATCACATACAACCCAGCTGAAACCGAGTCCCGTCGTGAGTCCGCACAGAACCGCTTCGACCGCCTCTCGAAGCGTCCTCCGAACCGCGATGAGTGA